One window of the Equus caballus isolate H_3958 breed thoroughbred chromosome 2, TB-T2T, whole genome shotgun sequence genome contains the following:
- the HMGB4 gene encoding high mobility group protein B4, whose protein sequence is MNMGKEIQLRPKVNVSSYIHFLLNYRNKFKEQQPNTFVGFKEFSRKCSEKWRSISKHEKAKYEALAMLDKARYQEEMMNYIGKKKKRRKRDPQAPRRPPSSFLLFCQDHYAQLKRENPNWSVVQVAKASGKMWSASADDEKQPYERRAALLRAKYQEDLEAYREQRRGQKGPQGLVKNQCRVFGQTESNKVDGANQK, encoded by the coding sequence ATGAACATGGGCAAAGAAATCCAGCTAAGGCCCAAGGTGAATGTCTCTTCGTACATCCACTTTTTGCTGAATTACAGAAACAAGTTTAAGGAGCAGCAGCCAAATACTTTCGTTGGCTTTAAAGAGTTCTCTAGAAAGTGTTCGGAAAAATGGAGGTCCATTTCCAAGCATGAAAAGGCGAAATATGAAGCCCTGGCGATGCTGGACAAAGCCCGGTACCAGGAAGAGATGATGAATTACATTGGCAAGAAGAAGAAGCGGAGAAAGCGGGACCCCCAGGCACCCAGGAGGCCTCCATcgtccttcctcctcttctgccaAGACCACTACGCCCAGCTGAAGAGAGAGAATCCAAACTGGTCGGTGGTGCAGGTGGCAAAGGCCTCGGGGAAGATGTGGTCTGCATCGGCCGACGACGAAAAGCAGCCCTACGAACGGAGAGCGGCTCTCCTGAGGGCGAAGTACCAAGAGGACCTGGAAGCCTACCGTGAACAACGCAGAGGCCAGAAGGGTCCCCAAGGCTTGGTTAAGAACCAGTGCAGAGTGTTTGGACAAACTGAGTCAAACAAAGTGGATGGAGCCAATCAGAAATAA